Below is a genomic region from Rhodococcus sp. WMMA185.
ACGGCAGTGGATCTGCACCTGGAGGCCTTCCTCTTTCCAAAGTCGATGGATCTTCTTCTTGTTCACCAACAGTCCCTCGTTCTGACGCAGATGTGCCCATGCGCCGCCGAAATCCATGCAGCGGGTGTTTCCGTGGCGTAGCGGCGAAGCCAGGCCCGCAAGTCGGCGTCGGGATCTGGTTGATCGTGCGCTGCGGGAAATCCGCCGAAACGTTGATCGGGCGAGCCCAACAGCTTTGCATGCCAATCGTTCCGAGATACTCAACGTGGAGGTCAGCATCTCGACTGCGCGGCGCTTGGCTGCTGGGCTCAGAATTTTCCCTTGGCCACCTCACGTAGTGCGTCCTTTTCCAACTCGGCTTCGGCGAGTTGGCGTTTGAGCTTGCTGTTCTGTTTCCGGAGCTGTTCGAGCTCTTTTGCGGCTTTCGGTATCTACGCCGCTGTACTGGCGTCGCCAGTTGTACAGCGTCGCTGTCGATACCTCGAGGTCGGCGGCGATCTGCTCCTGCGTCTTACCTGTAGCGGTCAGCTCGTCTGCCCGCCGCAGCTTCCGAACGATGTCCTCTGCAGAGCTCCGCTTCCGTTCAGCCATCATCTCCATCGTCCTTCCACCCCCAGTCTTGGGGGCGAGAGGACTCTAGACAAAGTGAAACAAGCGCGGAAAGTTT
It encodes:
- a CDS encoding transposase, producing MEMMAERKRSSAEDIVRKLRRADELTATGKTQEQIAADLEVSTATLYNWRRQYSGVDTESRKRARTAPETEQQAQTPTRRSRVGKGRTT